A stretch of DNA from Ovis aries strain OAR_USU_Benz2616 breed Rambouillet chromosome 17, ARS-UI_Ramb_v3.0, whole genome shotgun sequence:
AGTGGTCAGTAGATATTTGTGAAATTGAATTGTGGACATTTTTTGTTCTATCCTATGTATTTATAACAAATAGCTTGCTGATTTTAACAACTATCCATTCAAATATAGGACACTTGCAGAACTTACcaggtttttaggctcactttgAAAAAAAGTCAAAGCTGATAACTGGCAGTGTTAATCTACTGATTTATTTTAGAAGCAGAAGTAATGTCAGAGGATAAAAACCAGTCCTGAATGAACTATTTTAATACTCAGATTAATTTGATCttgtaaaagttattttaaagtctcCATTGTATCTGCTTCTAACCTGGGACTTTTGAGATTATCTTTGGCCAAAGGAAATACAATGCTTATatgttaaacaacaacaaaaaaagatgaccCTTATGTGCATAATTCTATCTAATAAAGCATAAAGGATATGAATGCATAAGATAAAGCAAATAACAACCAAAACTTATATTTTAATCCTGAATATACTAAGCTGAAATGGTGTTTGGAGTGATTAACATTACCTTAAATTTCTAAGAATTGAGCCTCTCTAAGAAGCGCTATAtgaacattaaaaacaacaaatactgtatgtttaatatgaatatacttttattttaatgccAAATAATATCGCAAGATAGTGACATAAGGGATACTTTGGCACTTTTGAAATATGTGAggggaggtttgttttttttattgtggtaaaatatacctaatataaaatggacaattttaacctttatttaaattgtaaaatttaCTGTCTCAATCTATTTTAAGTgaacagttcagtagtgttaagtgtATTCTCGCTGTTGTACTACCACTCTccagaatatatgtatattttacaaagaaatgagTCATTCCAGATATGGCCTATTAGTAAGAAACTTTTATTTTGCACACAAGATATTTTTTGTTCAGAACATGAACATGTACCTCACTAATAAAGATTCTATTTTGTTAGGTTTGTGAACAGTTATAGTaatggttttttcttttctttttcctctctcttgatTAATAGGAGTGAGCTGAGTCGACAGAAACTTCATACCCAAGAGCTGCTTTCTCAGCTGGAAATGGCAAATGAAAAGGTAGTTGAGGTAAGATAACGGCCCTCCTGGGAAGCGCATGCTATAGAATCTTACCTGAGCCAAGTCCAAATTAATTCTCTACTTGGAAATGACCATGCGGATGTGAGTATTTCTTGCAGAAATCATACATAACACTAAAAGTCCACACATAATATAATGCGAATAAAAGCTTTGGACATCAGTGATTCATCATATTTAAATGACAGACAGAGCTCCTGTTTCAATTTCACCAGTGTAGCTTGTGCTGTTTCAGATCCTCTTTATTTCTGTGCAtgtctaagattttttttttaacccagttcCACTAATTTTGCTTTAATCCATCAGAAAGACATGTAGGAAATACATGTCTACTGGATTATATCGACATTTGCCTACTGGAATATATGAAAGCATTCCTTTACGTTAATGCTTTAGAACTAAAGTTAACAAGGGTTTATCGTTTTCGTTGAAGAAAAAGAGTTAAACAATTTCTAGATTATAATTAGAACTTTCTAGAACTCTACTTCTTTATTTGATGTTTTAACTTCTGACATATTTCTTGGAATTTCATTAACAGGCTGTATGGCCCACTAGCTCTCTATGGCCTTCCATAGGAGCATTAGTGAAGTCATTGCCCTTCAGTCTTATAGCATTATAAATTGACAtgagaaatttagaaaacaattagACCATAGCCATTAAAATACTCTTTGATGTAGCTCCCCCTTCCACAAATCTgtcctaaggaaataatttaaaatgtgaaaaaaaattttaaaggaaaatattcaacacagtaatgttatttttctggaagatCAAAAGCAACTCAAATGATTAGTTAGAAAAAgaacatttacatatattatgaTTTATCTAATCTGGACTCTGCCTTCACCATTATGGTAGCAGCACAGAAATATGTACCTTATATATCATCTGATTGTAACTATGAAAATGATTAGTATAGAGGATGGCAGTTTTTCCTCAGGTTTTCTCTAATGTTAATGATGTGCCTCTTAAATTTAAGACTACATATTTAAACATCTTGGTAAATTGGAGCAGCTAATAGTGTTCTCTTCATacaatttaattttgcttttgggCACAATAAGAAATAGAATAAGCACATTTTAACAGGATACTGTTATTTCAGTATTTTGTATTACTAGGCATGACATTCACTCTTATCGCTTGTATGTTGGGACACAGGAACTATCTAGTTCAAAAAAACTATATAATAATTCTGTGTGtgcatagactttttttttcaggctaGTAGTTAAGCGTGGAGAAGgctaatacattttttaattgataGATGGCTTGCACTTGTCTGCATTACACCATGTTGTGACAGATTGACAGTCTTGATGCCTGTGTAGTTGCCTGAGGCTGCTCTAACAGAGGAGGAAAGGCTGGGGTGACTCAGTCAGCAGATACTGGCTgactcacagttctggaggccggaAGTCCAGACTCAGGAAGACAGCAGCTCTGGTTCCTTCTGACTTTCCCAGGGGACAGTCTGTTCAGGCCTCCCTCCTCACTTCCAGTGGCCTTAAGCATTCCTTGTCTTGCTGATGGTGTCTTCCTATGTTCTTCCCTTTGTACATGTCAGTCTCGGTGTCCGAATTTCCCCTTCTTATgaagacaccagtcatattgggttAGAACCCACCCtaatgacttcatcttaacttAGTCATCAACAAAGAACCTACTCCAAGTAAGGTTGCATCCATAGCCAAGGGGATAAGGGCTTCAgggtatttctttaaatataacaCAACCCCTACTAGTGCCTTAATAACTCCGTTGACCCTGATACCCTCTGATATATGCAGATGTATTGGGAAACTTGGAaaagatttcttcttttattactgttgtttgttgttgttttagtcactaaattgtgcctgaccctccaggctcctctatccatgggatgttctaggcaaaaacactggagtgggttggtattttcttctccagaggatcttcctgacccaaggattaaacccatgtctcccgcattgcaggagagccaccaaggaagacggtaaagcatctgcctacaatgcgggagacccaggttcgattcctgggttgagaagatcccctggagaaggaaatggcaatccactccagcactcttgcctggaaaatcccatggacggaggagcctgataggctacagtctaaggggttgcaaagagtcggacatgactgagcgatttcactttcactttctcctgcattgcaggcagtttctttaccactgagccaccagggaagccccaccttctCTTTTTTAAGTAATACTTTCAGTGTatcagcagggcttccctggtggctcggagggtAAAGTGTcggcctacaatgcaggagacctgggttcaatccctgggtcggaaagatcccctggagaagggaatggcaacccactccagtactcttgcctggaaaatcccatggactgagaagcctggtaggctatagtccatgaggtcgcaaaaagtcagacacgactgagcaacttcacttcagcaTGTAAATCATTTAAGATAAGTCTCAATAGTgcaaatgttagtcgctcagtcgcttaggctaaatactggagtgggttgccattcccttctccaagggatcttcctgacccagggatcaaacctgggtctcctgcactgcaggcagattctctactgctgagccgccagggaagccctaaaataagTCTAATTCTGTAAAAATCAGGATTTCTGGAATGAGTATTTTCTGCTTCTTGACTTAATAATGTGTGCAAGATGTCACCACTTCCCTGGAAGCTCTGCAAGCACAGTGGTTCTGAGCGCCCCAGCCAACAGTGTCCGCATCACCCAAGAGCCTGACAAAAAATGCAGACTCAGCCCGCCCCTTATGACACTCTGCTTGTGAGGCCCAGGTCTGTGCTCTCACACTCGCAGGTGATGGCAGAGCAGTTTTCTAGCATCTCAAACTGAACATCCTCGTCTTAACTTCAGGTTCACTTTGCTTTGGATTTAATTCACTTTCTTTGGTGGTTTGTGACAgcggtgggtggtggtgggggcggggaggacaCCAATTTAGTCATAATGTAAAACCAGCTTTGAGCTTTGGCGTTCAtaacttgaaaaataagaatttggaGATATATTGTCATTGCATTTTGTAAGTGATAAAATGATGTTCAGATTTTTCATTGATAATTCCATGAAACACCTCCATGCCACGTACAGATCTCTAACTTGTCTTGTATTTCCCCTTAATAGAATGAAAAGTTAATTCTAGAGCATCAGGAAAAATCCAACAGACTTCAGAGGCGACTGAGTGAAGCGGAACAGAGAGCTGCTTCGGCCTCCCAGCAGGTAGGAAGCAGCCTCATTATGCCTGGATGATGAGAGTCTGAGTAAGTCACAGATTAAAAACATTCCTCAACAGTTTCCAGAGAacgagtattttatttttatttgactaaGCTACTTAAAATTAGTCTCTTTAATATTTGAGATTGAAAAAGTAAActttagaaacagaaataaacatcaCCTGGATCTAGAactgcactgtccaatatggaTAGCTGTAGTCACTAGCGGCTATTTAAATGTGAGTCAGTTAAATTGGAATCCTCACACTAGTCAGATTTCAGATGCTCAAAAGCTGCATGAAGGCATGACTGTCATATTTGGAGCATCATATAGAGCAACTCTCACAGTAAGCACTGCTCTAGAATTATGTTCTGCCTAAAACTAGGCAGGTATTCACTGAGAGATTTGAAAGTGAATTACATTGCTTTGAATATAGTGTTCCAAATTGCACTAACTGTTCCTATTGcagtttttaaatagaaaaaaaattacctagCTTATAGGTTTAACTTCATTTAATGGACATTTGTATGTGACCATATAAATCTCAAATACCACATAAAAGTTGTCCAGTGGGAAATAGAGTAGAAAATGCAGAACATCCATGAAATAATAAGGGACAGTTACTCATAATGCTCACATATCACGTAAATGAAATGGGCCATTTGTTCTAAAGTAGGAGCAAATAGTCTCTCCTGTTAGGAACAAAATGAGAGGAGTTTAGTGATTATAAAGATAGGCTGGAAATAGATAGTTTAGATAGAAACAAACCAAgtgtattattaattatatttggTTATAAATTTACTGTTTTGATCAAAAATAACATTATTCTTAGATATTATTAGTCTAATAATTAACATTATTCTTGGATAATTTCATATATAGTAAAGCAAGTAAAGCAGTTAACCCTAAGTACTCACAGAATTCAGTTTGtgatatttatagatttttttgttaATCTGCTTCTGGTATGAGCATGGCATGGCTCTCAAAATCCAATCATAACTTGCCCTTCTGTTACCTTTCCTTCTTAAAAGTAATTATAGTTTTATCAGGTAAGTTTAATTTCTTATGAAATTATGCACTGAAGGATGAGCTCATTATTTAagaattcacttattcatttagaTTATAAGATTACAGGAGCCAACATGTTCAGGGCAGTATCTTGAGTGGAGGTATTTTGGTGTCCAGCAAATAACCTCATACCATTAattagccatgtgaccttgggcaggttcaacatctctaagcctcagtctGTTCATATTTAGGATAATAACACCTCCCTGATAGAGTTATTGAAAGATCAAAGGAGTTAACACATATAAAGCTCTTAGCATGGTCATTGAGTGGTAAATAGGTAATTAGATACATAGAAATTAAATTTCTACATCACAGTCTTTAAAGCTTCAAGTTTATCTTTTTTAAGGACcatggtaaagaaagtgaaagttgctcagtcgtgtccgactctttgcaaccccatggactatacagtccatggcaggccagaatactggagtgggtagctgttccgttctccaggggatcttcccaaccagggatcaaacccaggtctcctgcattgcaggcagatttttttacaagctgagccacaggggaagccctgtgGTAAAGAAAACGCCTGCTTAAAAccagctctgcttttgaatatgctatctaggttgctcataacttttcttccaaggagtaagtgtcttttaatttcatggctgcatgcagtcaccatctgcagtgattttggagcccaaaaaaataaactctgacactgtttcccatctatttcccatgaagtgatgggaccagatgccatgatcttcgttttctgaatgttgagctttaagccaatgttttcgctctcctctttcactttcatcaagaggcttttgagttcctcttcactttctgccataagggtg
This window harbors:
- the LOC132658036 gene encoding sodium channel and clathrin linker 1-like produces the protein MEHEFSIKEHGFEVQLREMEDSNRNSTVELRHLLATTQKAANRWKEETKKLTESAEIRINNLKSELSRQKLHTQELLSQLEMANEKVVENEKLILEHQEKSNRLQRRLSEAEQRAASASQQVGSSLIMPG